Proteins encoded within one genomic window of Perognathus longimembris pacificus isolate PPM17 chromosome 28, ASM2315922v1, whole genome shotgun sequence:
- the Fhl1 gene encoding four and a half LIM domains protein 1 isoform X2: protein MASQRHSGPSRYKVGTMAEKFDCHYCRDPLQGKKYVEKDGHHCCLKCFDKFCANTCVECRKPIGADSKEVHYKNRFWHDTCFRCAKCFHPLASETFVAKDNKILCNKCATRGDENPRCKGCFKALVAGDQNVEYKGLVWHKDCFTCSNCKQVIGTGSFFPKGEDFYCVTCHETKFAKHCVKCNKAITSGGITYQDQPWHADCFVCVTCSKKLAGQRFTAVEDQYYCVDCYKNFVAKKCAGCKNPITGFGKGSSVVAYEGQSWHDYCFHCKKCSVNLANKRFVFHGEQVYCPDCAKKL from the exons ATGGCTTCTCAGAGACACTCAG GTCCCTCCAGGTATAAGGTGGGCACCATGGCTGAGAAGTTCGACTGTCACTACTGCAGGGATCCCCTGCAGGGAAAGAAGTATGTGGAGAAGGATGGCCACCACTGCTGCCTGAAGTGCTTCGACAAGTTCTGTGCCAACACCTGTGTGGAATGCCGCAAACCCATCGGCGCGGACTCCAAG GAAGTGCACTACAAGAACCGCTTCTGGCACGACACTTGCTTCCGCTGTGCCAAGTGCTTTCACCCCTTGGCCAGTGAGACCTTTGTTGCCAAGGACAACAAGATTCTGTGCAACAAGTGTGCCACTCGTGGGGATGAAAACCCTAGGTGCAAAGGGTGCTTCAAGGCCCTTGTGGCAG GAGACCAGAACGTGGAGTACAAGGGCCTCGTCTGGCACAAGGACTGCTTCACCTGCAGCAACTGCAAGCAAGTCATCGGGACTGGAAGCTTCTTCCCGAAAGGGGAGGACTTCTACTGTGTGACTTGCCATGAGACCAAGTTTGCCAAGCACTGCGTGAAGTGCAACAAG GCCATCACATCTGGAGGAATCACTTACCAGGATCAGCCCTGGCATGCCGATTGCTTTGTGTGTGTTACCTGCTCTAAGAAGCTGGCTGGGCAGCGTTTCACCGCTGTGGAGGACCAGTATTACTGCGTGGATTGCTACAAGAACTTTGTGGCCAAGAAGTGTGCTGGATGCAAGAACCCCATCACTG GGTTTGGTAAAGGCTCCAGTGTGGTGGCCTATGAAGGACAATCCTGGCACGACTACTGCTTCCACTGCAAAAAATGCTCCGTGAATCTGGCCAACAAGCGCTTTGTTTTTCACGGGGAGCAGGTGTATTGCCCCGACTGTGCCAAAAAGCTGTAA
- the Fhl1 gene encoding four and a half LIM domains protein 1 isoform X4 has product MTFYVASLALELIWMLSSPTGPSRYKVGTMAEKFDCHYCRDPLQGKKYVEKDGHHCCLKCFDKFCANTCVECRKPIGADSKEVHYKNRFWHDTCFRCAKCFHPLASETFVAKDNKILCNKCATRGDENPRCKGCFKALVAGDQNVEYKGLVWHKDCFTCSNCKQVIGTGSFFPKGEDFYCVTCHETKFAKHCVKCNKAITSGGITYQDQPWHADCFVCVTCSKKLAGQRFTAVEDQYYCVDCYKNFVAKKCAGCKNPITGFGKGSSVVAYEGQSWHDYCFHCKKCSVNLANKRFVFHGEQVYCPDCAKKL; this is encoded by the exons ATGACTTTCTATGTGGCCTCTCTGGCTCTGGAGCTAATTTGGATGCTGAGTAGCCCCACAG GTCCCTCCAGGTATAAGGTGGGCACCATGGCTGAGAAGTTCGACTGTCACTACTGCAGGGATCCCCTGCAGGGAAAGAAGTATGTGGAGAAGGATGGCCACCACTGCTGCCTGAAGTGCTTCGACAAGTTCTGTGCCAACACCTGTGTGGAATGCCGCAAACCCATCGGCGCGGACTCCAAG GAAGTGCACTACAAGAACCGCTTCTGGCACGACACTTGCTTCCGCTGTGCCAAGTGCTTTCACCCCTTGGCCAGTGAGACCTTTGTTGCCAAGGACAACAAGATTCTGTGCAACAAGTGTGCCACTCGTGGGGATGAAAACCCTAGGTGCAAAGGGTGCTTCAAGGCCCTTGTGGCAG GAGACCAGAACGTGGAGTACAAGGGCCTCGTCTGGCACAAGGACTGCTTCACCTGCAGCAACTGCAAGCAAGTCATCGGGACTGGAAGCTTCTTCCCGAAAGGGGAGGACTTCTACTGTGTGACTTGCCATGAGACCAAGTTTGCCAAGCACTGCGTGAAGTGCAACAAG GCCATCACATCTGGAGGAATCACTTACCAGGATCAGCCCTGGCATGCCGATTGCTTTGTGTGTGTTACCTGCTCTAAGAAGCTGGCTGGGCAGCGTTTCACCGCTGTGGAGGACCAGTATTACTGCGTGGATTGCTACAAGAACTTTGTGGCCAAGAAGTGTGCTGGATGCAAGAACCCCATCACTG GGTTTGGTAAAGGCTCCAGTGTGGTGGCCTATGAAGGACAATCCTGGCACGACTACTGCTTCCACTGCAAAAAATGCTCCGTGAATCTGGCCAACAAGCGCTTTGTTTTTCACGGGGAGCAGGTGTATTGCCCCGACTGTGCCAAAAAGCTGTAA
- the Fhl1 gene encoding four and a half LIM domains protein 1 isoform X3 has protein sequence MASQRHSGPSRYKVGTMAEKFDCHYCRDPLQGKKYVEKDGHHCCLKCFDKFCANTCVECRKPIGADSKEVHYKNRFWHDTCFRCAKCFHPLASETFVAKDNKILCNKCATRGDENPRCKGCFKALVAGDQNVEYKGLVWHKDCFTCSNCKQVIGTGSFFPKGEDFYCVTCHETKFAKHCVKCNKAITSGGITYQDQPWHADCFVCVTCSKKLAGQRFTAVEDQYYCVDCYKNFVAKKCAGCKNPITGKRTVSRVSHPVSKARKPPVCHGKRLPLTLFPSANLRGRHPGGERTCPSWVVVLYRKNRSLAAPRGPGLVKAPVWWPMKDNPGTTTASTAKNAP, from the exons ATGGCTTCTCAGAGACACTCAG GTCCCTCCAGGTATAAGGTGGGCACCATGGCTGAGAAGTTCGACTGTCACTACTGCAGGGATCCCCTGCAGGGAAAGAAGTATGTGGAGAAGGATGGCCACCACTGCTGCCTGAAGTGCTTCGACAAGTTCTGTGCCAACACCTGTGTGGAATGCCGCAAACCCATCGGCGCGGACTCCAAG GAAGTGCACTACAAGAACCGCTTCTGGCACGACACTTGCTTCCGCTGTGCCAAGTGCTTTCACCCCTTGGCCAGTGAGACCTTTGTTGCCAAGGACAACAAGATTCTGTGCAACAAGTGTGCCACTCGTGGGGATGAAAACCCTAGGTGCAAAGGGTGCTTCAAGGCCCTTGTGGCAG GAGACCAGAACGTGGAGTACAAGGGCCTCGTCTGGCACAAGGACTGCTTCACCTGCAGCAACTGCAAGCAAGTCATCGGGACTGGAAGCTTCTTCCCGAAAGGGGAGGACTTCTACTGTGTGACTTGCCATGAGACCAAGTTTGCCAAGCACTGCGTGAAGTGCAACAAG GCCATCACATCTGGAGGAATCACTTACCAGGATCAGCCCTGGCATGCCGATTGCTTTGTGTGTGTTACCTGCTCTAAGAAGCTGGCTGGGCAGCGTTTCACCGCTGTGGAGGACCAGTATTACTGCGTGGATTGCTACAAGAACTTTGTGGCCAAGAAGTGTGCTGGATGCAAGAACCCCATCACTG GGAAAAGGACTGTGTCAAGAGTGAGCCACCCAGTCTCTAAAGCTAGGAAGCCCCCAGTGTGCCACGGGAAACGCTTGCCTCTCACCCTGTTTCCCAGCGCCAACCTCCGGGGCAGGCATCCGGGTGGAGAGAGGACTTGTCCCTCGTGGGTGGTGGTTCTTTATAGAAAAAATCGAAGCTTAGCCGCTCCTCGAGGCCCG GGTTTGGTAAAGGCTCCAGTGTGGTGGCCTATGAAGGACAATCCTGGCACGACTACTGCTTCCACTGCAAAAAATGCTCCGTGA
- the Fhl1 gene encoding four and a half LIM domains protein 1 isoform X1 — MAEKFDCHYCRDPLQGKKYVEKDGHHCCLKCFDKFCANTCVECRKPIGADSKEVHYKNRFWHDTCFRCAKCFHPLASETFVAKDNKILCNKCATRGDENPRCKGCFKALVAGDQNVEYKGLVWHKDCFTCSNCKQVIGTGSFFPKGEDFYCVTCHETKFAKHCVKCNKAITSGGITYQDQPWHADCFVCVTCSKKLAGQRFTAVEDQYYCVDCYKNFVAKKCAGCKNPITGKRTVSRVSHPVSKARKPPVCHGKRLPLTLFPSANLRGRHPGGERTCPSWVVVLYRKNRSLAAPRGPVSAHPTNGPSLPPGGHFDAMALT; from the exons ATGGCTGAGAAGTTCGACTGTCACTACTGCAGGGATCCCCTGCAGGGAAAGAAGTATGTGGAGAAGGATGGCCACCACTGCTGCCTGAAGTGCTTCGACAAGTTCTGTGCCAACACCTGTGTGGAATGCCGCAAACCCATCGGCGCGGACTCCAAG GAAGTGCACTACAAGAACCGCTTCTGGCACGACACTTGCTTCCGCTGTGCCAAGTGCTTTCACCCCTTGGCCAGTGAGACCTTTGTTGCCAAGGACAACAAGATTCTGTGCAACAAGTGTGCCACTCGTGGGGATGAAAACCCTAGGTGCAAAGGGTGCTTCAAGGCCCTTGTGGCAG GAGACCAGAACGTGGAGTACAAGGGCCTCGTCTGGCACAAGGACTGCTTCACCTGCAGCAACTGCAAGCAAGTCATCGGGACTGGAAGCTTCTTCCCGAAAGGGGAGGACTTCTACTGTGTGACTTGCCATGAGACCAAGTTTGCCAAGCACTGCGTGAAGTGCAACAAG GCCATCACATCTGGAGGAATCACTTACCAGGATCAGCCCTGGCATGCCGATTGCTTTGTGTGTGTTACCTGCTCTAAGAAGCTGGCTGGGCAGCGTTTCACCGCTGTGGAGGACCAGTATTACTGCGTGGATTGCTACAAGAACTTTGTGGCCAAGAAGTGTGCTGGATGCAAGAACCCCATCACTG GGAAAAGGACTGTGTCAAGAGTGAGCCACCCAGTCTCTAAAGCTAGGAAGCCCCCAGTGTGCCACGGGAAACGCTTGCCTCTCACCCTGTTTCCCAGCGCCAACCTCCGGGGCAGGCATCCGGGTGGAGAGAGGACTTGTCCCTCGTGGGTGGTGGTTCTTTATAGAAAAAATCGAAGCTTAGCCGCTCCTCGAGGCCCGGTAAGTGCACACCCCACAAACGGCCCAAGTTTGCCTCCTGGTGGCCACTTTGATGCCATGGCCTTGACCTAA